A genomic segment from uncultured Alistipes sp. encodes:
- a CDS encoding endonuclease/exonuclease/phosphatase family protein has translation MKINKILGAMLLLGAMLPLAGAQAQTLRLKCMSWNVKALELADNTNVTRDITRFVDAIRQENPDIVCFNEFETASGLMSSKEKLTEFAQELGMFPFFIWSYDKDNGYYGNGILSKYPIVNSKSVLLGKYTGADQRSVGWADILVPTDANPDGVKVRVICTHLDAFGGDETCFEQAKEVIADAVVPATQAGIPSVLMGDMNCGPSTEAIKEYQKYGTKLCNNAATFGGYSKLDYFLSFPAGEWNCTDFKVLNTGDYPNLSDHFPIIGTAVLK, from the coding sequence ATGAAAATCAACAAGATATTGGGGGCGATGCTCCTCCTGGGGGCGATGCTCCCGCTGGCAGGGGCCCAGGCCCAGACCTTGCGGCTGAAATGTATGTCGTGGAACGTCAAGGCCCTGGAGCTGGCGGACAATACCAATGTGACGCGCGACATCACGCGCTTCGTGGATGCCATCCGGCAGGAGAATCCCGACATCGTATGTTTCAACGAGTTCGAGACCGCCAGCGGTCTGATGAGCTCGAAGGAGAAGCTGACCGAATTTGCCCAAGAGCTCGGCATGTTCCCCTTCTTCATCTGGTCCTATGACAAGGACAACGGCTACTACGGGAACGGCATCCTGTCGAAGTACCCGATCGTCAACTCGAAATCGGTCCTGCTCGGCAAGTACACGGGTGCCGACCAGCGTTCGGTGGGTTGGGCCGACATCCTGGTGCCGACGGATGCCAACCCCGACGGGGTAAAGGTCCGGGTCATCTGTACCCACCTCGACGCCTTCGGCGGCGACGAGACCTGCTTCGAGCAGGCCAAGGAGGTGATTGCCGATGCAGTGGTCCCCGCTACGCAGGCCGGCATCCCGTCGGTGCTCATGGGTGACATGAACTGCGGCCCGTCGACGGAAGCCATCAAGGAGTATCAGAAATACGGTACGAAGCTCTGCAACAACGCCGCCACCTTCGGCGGGTACAGCAAACTCGACTATTTCCTCTCCTTCCCGGCCGGTGAATGGAACTGCACGGATTTCAAGGTGCTCAATACCGGCGATTATCCCAACCTCTCGGACCACTTCCCCATTATCGGTACGGCCGTATTGAAATAA
- a CDS encoding HAD hydrolase family protein yields the protein MENFKEQIARCRTFIFDVDGVMTDGGIIPTPDGDFIRRYNAKDGYALAYAIKLGYRVCIITGGRGKTLEHRLRMLGIRHYYVDCMDKIAALHEYLRNEGVAPSDVIYMGDDIPDLECMREVGIPVCPSDAVAEVIEASRYVSEFKGGEGAVRDIIEQVLRAHGDWARDSMGVTPSSLVASR from the coding sequence ATGGAAAACTTCAAGGAACAGATAGCACGCTGCCGGACCTTCATCTTCGATGTCGACGGCGTGATGACCGACGGGGGGATCATCCCCACGCCCGACGGCGACTTCATCCGCCGCTACAACGCCAAGGACGGCTATGCGCTGGCCTACGCCATCAAGCTGGGCTACCGTGTCTGCATCATCACCGGAGGACGCGGCAAGACGCTCGAACACCGGCTCCGGATGCTCGGGATCCGCCACTACTACGTCGACTGCATGGACAAGATCGCGGCGCTGCACGAATACCTCCGGAACGAGGGTGTGGCGCCCTCCGACGTGATCTACATGGGCGACGACATCCCCGACCTGGAGTGTATGCGCGAAGTGGGGATCCCGGTCTGTCCGTCGGATGCCGTCGCCGAGGTGATCGAGGCTTCGCGCTACGTCTCGGAGTTCAAAGGGGGCGAAGGGGCCGTGCGCGACATCATCGAACAGGTGCTCCGGGCCCACGGCGACTGGGCGCGCGACTCGATGGGCGTCACACCGTCGTCGCTCGTCGCCTCGCGCTGA
- a CDS encoding DUF2520 domain-containing protein, whose protein sequence is MKRVVIIGSGNLAEALALAIAGSGLELLQLFARNPERGRTVAALAGCNWSSDPEALRRDADIYLIAVSDRAVAEVASTLPVPASAAVAHTAGSVPLEAIPERFARRAVFYPMQTFTKGRRVDFSEIPVFLETSDTGFRAELEAFARTLSRTVLWADSAQRGKVHLAAVFACNFANHMYALGEAVVRSAGLDFAVLKPLIAETAAKACDSSSPRDVQTGPAVRNDTATQERHLALLNGNPTLQKIYTQISENIWKTSRNR, encoded by the coding sequence ATGAAACGAGTCGTCATTATCGGAAGCGGAAACCTGGCAGAGGCCCTGGCCCTGGCCATCGCCGGAAGCGGCCTGGAACTCCTCCAGCTCTTCGCCCGCAATCCGGAACGGGGCCGTACCGTCGCCGCCCTGGCCGGATGCAACTGGAGTTCCGACCCCGAAGCGCTCCGCCGCGACGCCGACATCTATCTGATCGCCGTGAGCGACCGCGCCGTGGCCGAAGTGGCCTCCACGCTGCCGGTCCCCGCATCGGCCGCCGTCGCCCATACCGCCGGAAGCGTACCTCTGGAAGCCATTCCGGAGCGATTTGCGCGCCGTGCGGTCTTCTACCCGATGCAGACCTTCACCAAGGGCCGCCGGGTCGATTTCTCGGAAATCCCGGTCTTCCTCGAAACATCGGACACCGGATTCCGGGCCGAGCTCGAAGCCTTTGCCCGCACGCTCTCCCGGACGGTGCTCTGGGCCGACTCCGCACAGCGGGGCAAAGTGCACCTCGCCGCGGTCTTCGCCTGCAACTTCGCCAACCACATGTACGCCCTGGGCGAGGCGGTGGTCCGCAGTGCCGGGCTCGACTTTGCGGTACTCAAGCCGCTGATCGCCGAAACCGCGGCCAAGGCGTGCGACAGCTCCTCGCCGCGCGACGTGCAGACCGGCCCCGCCGTACGCAACGACACCGCCACGCAGGAGCGGCACCTCGCCCTGCTCAACGGCAACCCGACCCTTCAGAAGATCTATACCCAAATCAGCGAAAACATATGGAAAACTTCAAGGAACAGATAG
- a CDS encoding YihY/virulence factor BrkB family protein, with protein MKLRKLFTYFTDTIFREDINEWRNPVVRWLVQQYRLLFYTARGLVEHGTLVRSAALTFYTLMSLVPLLALVFAVVKGFGLADGLVENLYELFPQHPETVDYIVGFAENALARTQGGVVAAVGLVMLFWAVIRVFGSIENAFNNIWEVKVERSIARQWTDYIAVVMIVPVLWILANAVGNYIEQVLGLYDKWYFTTLSRLASMVVIWTMFTLLYLIIPNARVRFQSALMAGIVAGTIFLLFQWGYVYVQRWMTSYNAVYGSFAALPLFLIWMQTSWEILLFGGELSFAYQNISRFAEERESLRISYDQRRKVLLAVMILVARNFRDHGGTLPTDEIRKRLGLPTRIVNDILFQLVQAGQLIAVRSGDGEREVAFAPAHDLSSTTVYGILEAVERTGQTTLDLEQTPELARMNREVETLKEEVLHSPNNVRLTDLL; from the coding sequence ATGAAACTCCGAAAACTCTTCACCTACTTTACCGATACGATCTTCCGGGAGGACATCAACGAATGGCGCAATCCCGTCGTGCGGTGGCTCGTACAGCAATACCGGCTGCTCTTCTACACGGCCCGCGGGCTGGTCGAGCACGGAACGCTGGTCCGCTCCGCAGCGCTCACCTTCTACACGCTCATGTCGCTCGTGCCGCTCCTGGCCCTGGTCTTCGCCGTGGTCAAGGGATTCGGCCTCGCCGACGGACTCGTCGAAAACCTCTACGAGCTCTTCCCCCAACACCCCGAAACCGTCGACTACATCGTCGGATTCGCCGAAAACGCCCTGGCCCGAACCCAGGGCGGCGTCGTGGCCGCCGTGGGTCTGGTGATGCTCTTCTGGGCCGTGATCCGCGTCTTCGGGTCGATCGAAAACGCCTTCAACAACATCTGGGAGGTCAAGGTCGAACGAAGCATCGCCCGTCAGTGGACCGACTACATCGCCGTGGTGATGATCGTCCCCGTGCTCTGGATCCTCGCCAATGCCGTCGGCAACTACATCGAGCAGGTCCTGGGCCTCTACGACAAGTGGTACTTCACGACCCTCTCCCGCCTGGCCTCGATGGTCGTCATCTGGACGATGTTCACCCTGCTCTACCTGATCATCCCCAACGCCCGGGTGCGGTTCCAGAGCGCCCTGATGGCCGGAATCGTCGCCGGGACCATCTTCCTGCTCTTCCAGTGGGGCTACGTCTACGTCCAGCGCTGGATGACCTCCTACAACGCCGTCTACGGCAGTTTCGCCGCCCTGCCGCTCTTCCTCATCTGGATGCAGACCTCCTGGGAGATCCTTCTCTTCGGCGGCGAGCTCTCGTTCGCCTACCAGAACATCAGCCGCTTCGCCGAGGAGCGCGAATCGCTGCGCATCAGCTACGACCAGCGCCGCAAGGTGCTCCTCGCGGTGATGATTCTCGTAGCACGCAACTTCCGCGACCACGGCGGAACGCTCCCGACCGACGAGATCCGCAAACGCCTCGGGCTCCCGACCCGAATCGTCAACGACATTCTCTTCCAGCTCGTGCAGGCCGGACAACTGATCGCCGTGCGCAGCGGCGACGGCGAACGCGAAGTGGCCTTCGCCCCGGCCCACGACCTCTCGTCGACCACCGTCTACGGCATCCTCGAAGCCGTCGAACGCACCGGACAGACCACCCTCGACCTGGAACAAACCCCCGAACTGGCCCGCATGAACCGCGAAGTGGAGACACTCAAGGAGGAGGTCCTCCACTCGCCGAACAACGTGCGATTGACAGACCTGCTGTAA
- a CDS encoding THUMP-like domain-containing protein yields the protein MITAEEYDLLRSDELRQAIAAARGRDPLEVALDRTVPHARLVATQVKYLARAERKLPTYAAAQCILPPRAFEQASSEATAAHKRIAGDTVLDLTCGLGVDALYLARHFRRVVALERDPLLARITADNLSRMGVANIEVVNSSAEEFLGREGLHFDWVYADPDRRSAEGRKQVRLEACSPDIVALRPAIDRIAPRLCLKNSPLFDVDEALRLFPGSRVEVVSSGDECKEVEVYADGSGPLVTATALGTGSFSARPGAAAPEAPAFDPVRYHWLVVPDVALQKARLARLHLAGKADCWSDLGFGFAEEEPHGIIGRVLPVERIEPYDPKRLKRELKGRGLELLKRDFPLPAEELMRRLGTRPGADLRMAFTKIGNDFWAIRLK from the coding sequence ATGATCACCGCCGAGGAATACGACCTGCTCCGTAGCGACGAGCTCCGGCAAGCGATTGCCGCCGCCCGGGGCCGCGACCCGCTGGAGGTGGCGCTCGACCGGACGGTTCCCCATGCCCGGCTTGTCGCCACGCAGGTCAAGTACCTCGCACGCGCCGAACGCAAACTCCCGACGTATGCCGCCGCGCAGTGCATCCTGCCTCCGCGGGCCTTCGAGCAGGCATCGAGCGAAGCGACAGCCGCCCACAAACGGATCGCGGGCGACACGGTGCTGGACCTCACCTGCGGGCTGGGGGTCGATGCGCTCTATCTCGCCCGGCATTTCCGCCGCGTCGTGGCCCTCGAACGCGACCCGCTGCTGGCCCGCATCACCGCCGACAACCTTTCGAGAATGGGAGTTGCGAATATCGAGGTCGTAAACAGTTCGGCCGAGGAGTTTCTCGGCCGCGAAGGGTTGCATTTCGACTGGGTCTACGCCGATCCCGACCGCCGTTCGGCCGAAGGGCGCAAGCAGGTGCGGCTCGAAGCCTGCTCGCCCGACATCGTGGCCCTGAGACCGGCGATCGACCGGATCGCGCCGCGGCTCTGCCTGAAAAACTCCCCGCTGTTCGATGTGGACGAGGCCCTGCGGCTCTTTCCCGGAAGCCGCGTGGAGGTCGTCTCGTCGGGCGACGAGTGCAAGGAGGTCGAGGTCTATGCCGACGGCTCGGGACCGCTCGTTACGGCCACGGCGCTCGGTACAGGGAGCTTCTCGGCCCGGCCCGGAGCCGCCGCGCCCGAAGCCCCGGCATTCGATCCGGTGCGTTACCACTGGTTGGTGGTCCCGGACGTCGCCCTCCAGAAAGCCCGCCTCGCGCGCCTCCATCTGGCCGGGAAGGCCGACTGCTGGAGCGACCTCGGATTCGGATTCGCCGAAGAGGAGCCGCACGGCATCATCGGGCGCGTACTGCCCGTCGAGCGGATCGAGCCCTACGACCCGAAGCGGCTGAAGCGAGAACTGAAAGGCCGCGGCCTCGAACTCCTCAAACGCGACTTCCCGCTCCCGGCCGAGGAGCTCATGCGGCGCCTCGGCACCCGTCCCGGCGCCGACCTGCGGATGGCCTTCACGAAAATCGGGAACGATTTTTGGGCGATCCGTCTAAAATAG
- a CDS encoding ComEC/Rec2 family competence protein — protein MKIACLLDRLNRMPMVKLLAPFAAGIALAGVYELPLWFLAGAFVCTGIVALLFRSGAAAVAMLLTSGFAAAQLRAPEISVPREVYTLYEVVVEGFPVERERYSVADAAVTAWRDPTNGHWHASETRIRLYADSLTRLRDGERIRCRGRVRPFQGGAESYRRLMERRGYAGTLWIGERAILDREEPRGASLHRRAVERLDRLPMAPEARAVVEAMAAGERRGIPAELRTVYSRSGFSHLLAVSGLHTGIVFVVVNALLWWLPLLRRGHLWKNLLAAAAIWLFVAAAGFPPSAIRAAVMCTFLQAALASASEYVGMNALALAAFGMLLWNPNWIGDLSFLLSFLAVAGILLWGVPLCRRCRTRHRWLNAVSDAYVIGLTATLATAPLVSHTFGIVPLAGLVVNPVAILLAGVVVFGGALWMLLPVGWLAPLFGLVTGKAAEAVNFLARATAALPGGTTDYTLEKAPTILLYAVFLLATLAAGCREPKKSLPLRP, from the coding sequence ATGAAAATCGCCTGCCTGCTGGATCGGCTCAATCGGATGCCGATGGTCAAGCTCCTCGCACCCTTCGCCGCGGGGATTGCCTTGGCCGGAGTGTACGAACTGCCCCTGTGGTTTCTCGCAGGGGCTTTCGTCTGTACGGGCATCGTGGCCCTCCTCTTCCGTTCGGGAGCGGCCGCCGTGGCGATGCTCCTCACGTCGGGATTCGCCGCGGCACAACTCCGGGCTCCCGAAATTTCGGTCCCCCGGGAGGTGTACACCCTCTACGAAGTCGTCGTGGAGGGATTTCCCGTCGAACGGGAGCGCTATTCGGTCGCCGATGCCGCAGTCACGGCCTGGCGCGACCCGACGAATGGCCATTGGCACGCTTCGGAGACCCGGATCCGGCTCTATGCCGATTCGTTGACCCGGCTTCGGGACGGAGAGCGGATCCGCTGCCGGGGTCGTGTGAGGCCGTTCCAGGGCGGAGCCGAGAGCTACCGGCGGCTGATGGAACGGCGGGGCTATGCCGGAACGCTGTGGATCGGAGAACGGGCGATCCTCGACCGGGAGGAGCCCCGGGGTGCCTCCCTGCACCGCCGGGCTGTCGAACGTCTCGACCGTCTGCCGATGGCTCCCGAAGCCCGGGCCGTCGTCGAGGCGATGGCTGCGGGCGAACGGCGCGGAATCCCCGCCGAACTCCGCACAGTCTACTCCCGGAGCGGTTTTTCGCACCTGCTGGCCGTATCGGGGCTCCATACGGGGATTGTCTTCGTCGTGGTGAACGCCCTGCTCTGGTGGCTGCCCCTGCTGCGGCGCGGGCACCTCTGGAAGAACCTTCTCGCAGCGGCGGCCATCTGGCTCTTTGTCGCCGCGGCCGGATTCCCGCCCAGCGCCATACGGGCCGCCGTGATGTGCACCTTCCTCCAGGCCGCACTCGCCTCCGCGTCGGAGTATGTCGGGATGAATGCCCTGGCCCTGGCGGCCTTCGGGATGCTGCTCTGGAATCCCAACTGGATCGGCGACCTGAGTTTCCTGCTCTCGTTCCTCGCCGTCGCAGGGATTCTCCTCTGGGGTGTACCCCTCTGCCGCAGGTGCCGGACCCGCCACCGATGGCTGAATGCCGTGAGCGACGCCTACGTGATCGGGTTGACGGCCACACTGGCTACGGCCCCGCTCGTCTCGCACACCTTCGGCATAGTGCCCTTGGCCGGGCTGGTCGTCAATCCGGTGGCCATCCTGCTGGCCGGGGTCGTGGTATTCGGCGGTGCGCTCTGGATGCTCCTGCCCGTCGGATGGCTTGCGCCGCTCTTCGGGCTGGTGACGGGCAAGGCCGCCGAAGCGGTCAACTTCCTGGCCCGGGCGACCGCCGCACTGCCCGGAGGCACAACCGACTATACGCTCGAAAAGGCTCCCACCATCCTCCTCTATGCGGTTTTCCTCCTTGCAACGCTCGCCGCAGGATGCCGGGAACCGAAAAAAAGCCTACCTTTGCGTCCGTAA
- a CDS encoding structural protein P5 encodes MARGLDNRNPGNIRQSRVRYRGEIRPSHDPDFKEFETLAWGYRAIFVLLDTYRVRYGLDTIRGMISRWAPPSENHTGLYIRAVAADTGIDPDEPLDTRDAGTMIPLAAAISRVENGTPADMRQVADGWELFLSPE; translated from the coding sequence ATGGCACGGGGACTCGATAACCGCAATCCGGGAAACATCCGCCAGTCGAGGGTCCGCTACCGGGGCGAGATCCGCCCCTCGCACGACCCGGACTTCAAGGAGTTCGAGACGCTGGCCTGGGGATACCGCGCCATCTTCGTCCTGCTCGACACCTACCGCGTCCGCTACGGGCTCGACACCATCCGGGGAATGATCTCCCGCTGGGCCCCGCCCTCGGAGAACCATACCGGCCTCTACATCCGCGCCGTGGCCGCCGATACGGGCATCGACCCCGATGAGCCGCTCGACACGCGCGACGCCGGAACGATGATCCCCCTCGCCGCGGCCATCTCGCGCGTGGAGAACGGGACTCCGGCCGACATGCGGCAGGTGGCCGACGGGTGGGAGCTTTTTCTGTCACCCGAGTGA
- a CDS encoding phage holin family protein, which translates to MEALFRFVSGVVAGVAALFAPIHPLVITTLLFIGVDFVSGIFADRAVARREGREWYFESCKAWRTVVKMGLSVTAIAMAWLLDCCVLDFMQLNLAKLFTGFTCGVEFWSFLENAAQLSEAPLFRWLRRYAKRRVESHLHIKDDDYGTGTR; encoded by the coding sequence ATGGAGGCTTTGTTCAGGTTCGTTAGCGGCGTCGTGGCCGGTGTTGCCGCCCTCTTCGCCCCCATTCATCCGCTCGTCATCACCACACTGCTCTTCATCGGGGTGGACTTCGTCTCGGGGATCTTCGCCGACCGGGCCGTCGCCCGCCGCGAAGGGCGGGAGTGGTACTTCGAAAGCTGCAAGGCCTGGCGCACGGTCGTCAAGATGGGACTCTCCGTCACGGCCATCGCAATGGCCTGGCTCCTGGACTGCTGCGTACTGGACTTCATGCAGTTGAACCTCGCCAAGCTCTTCACCGGATTCACCTGCGGCGTGGAGTTCTGGTCGTTCCTCGAAAATGCCGCGCAGCTCTCCGAGGCCCCGCTCTTCCGCTGGCTGCGGCGCTACGCCAAACGCCGCGTGGAATCCCACCTTCACATCAAGGACGACGACTATGGCACGGGGACTCGATAA
- a CDS encoding phage portal protein → MSKAKNFKTAVAVANRTDPYVTLGTTRVENDRFWRWGDDNLFPAALALMARRSTTHRRIINDKADYISGKGFICDETRQPALAAFVRRVNGSGESLRQVLNKLAFDKSLFGNAFLEIVTDADHSFLSIYHQDASRCRVARDAEHILLHHDWSAFKPTEARTLPLYPNFEPQEDGTLRAIVHYKDYEPMFEHYGVPTYIAGFGVSAIAYKTDRWNISRLDNSFQLSGVMMLDSTVDSEAEAERIVRMAERKFAGNPGQVMFVIRDGGDDDNSRFIPITAQNEGDWQALHEQAVSDIVVAHSWFRTLSGLDYASGFNAERILHEYEVALNTVILAEQAELTEPIREIITAVLGLDTSSLQIVNRPPTRSKPIYMKVWEARKADGLDYDPEDPKQQAFLSEITKYNVTSIG, encoded by the coding sequence ATGAGCAAAGCGAAAAACTTCAAAACCGCCGTCGCCGTCGCCAACCGCACGGATCCCTATGTCACGCTGGGTACGACACGGGTCGAAAACGACCGCTTCTGGCGCTGGGGCGACGACAACCTCTTCCCCGCAGCCCTCGCCCTGATGGCCCGCCGGTCGACCACACACCGACGCATCATCAACGACAAGGCCGACTACATCTCGGGAAAGGGGTTCATCTGCGACGAGACCCGGCAGCCCGCCCTGGCCGCATTCGTCCGCCGCGTAAACGGTAGCGGGGAGAGCCTGAGACAGGTGCTCAACAAACTGGCATTCGACAAGTCGCTCTTCGGAAACGCCTTCCTCGAAATCGTCACCGACGCCGACCATTCATTCCTCTCGATCTACCACCAGGACGCATCCCGCTGCCGCGTGGCACGCGACGCGGAGCACATCCTCCTCCACCACGACTGGTCGGCCTTCAAGCCCACCGAGGCCCGGACGCTCCCCCTCTACCCGAATTTCGAGCCCCAGGAGGACGGGACTCTCCGCGCGATCGTCCACTACAAGGATTACGAACCCATGTTCGAGCACTACGGCGTCCCGACCTACATCGCCGGATTCGGCGTCTCGGCCATTGCCTACAAAACCGACCGCTGGAACATCTCCCGACTGGACAACTCCTTCCAGCTCTCCGGCGTGATGATGCTCGACTCGACGGTCGACAGCGAGGCCGAAGCCGAGCGCATCGTACGCATGGCCGAACGCAAGTTCGCCGGAAACCCCGGGCAGGTGATGTTCGTCATCCGCGACGGCGGCGACGACGACAACTCGCGCTTCATCCCCATCACGGCCCAGAACGAAGGCGACTGGCAGGCCCTGCACGAACAGGCCGTCAGCGACATCGTCGTGGCACACTCCTGGTTCCGGACCCTGAGCGGTCTGGACTACGCCTCGGGATTCAACGCCGAGCGCATCCTCCACGAGTACGAGGTGGCCCTCAACACGGTGATCCTCGCCGAACAGGCCGAGCTCACCGAGCCCATCCGCGAGATCATCACCGCCGTCCTCGGCCTCGACACCTCCTCGCTGCAGATCGTCAACCGCCCGCCGACCCGCTCGAAACCCATCTACATGAAGGTCTGGGAGGCCCGCAAGGCCGACGGGCTCGACTACGACCCCGAAGACCCCAAACAGCAGGCCTTCCTCTCCGAAATCACCAAATACAACGTCACAAGCATCGGATGA
- a CDS encoding Clp protease ClpP, protein MKSEIQINNSADCCQIDIEGTIGIPEEWQFDDPDARVATYERFRDALRRIAEIEAPEVVVNIRSTGGDVNDALLILDALRQLPARIVTRCYGYTASAATIIAQAASEGAREISENALYLIHNSICSTEGNAAEIASEIELLHQTDARIAAVYAARSGRPAGEFEALMSENNGNGRWLSPEEAIAAGLADRVIEPARTDGSSLAKNIARGWKRLLAELGMKPDLQPVADRNILHTEAELRELHRRSAIAAEEARRRIAPTRVLPCEDPSYGETTRSANERAYAEDAKCFRN, encoded by the coding sequence ATGAAATCTGAAATCCAAATCAACAACTCCGCCGACTGCTGCCAGATCGACATCGAAGGGACCATCGGAATCCCCGAAGAGTGGCAGTTCGACGACCCCGACGCCCGTGTGGCGACCTATGAGCGGTTCCGCGACGCCCTCCGCCGCATCGCCGAAATCGAAGCCCCGGAGGTGGTGGTCAACATCCGCTCGACGGGCGGCGACGTCAACGACGCCCTGCTGATCCTCGACGCCCTCCGCCAACTCCCCGCACGCATCGTCACCCGCTGCTACGGCTACACCGCCTCGGCCGCCACGATCATCGCCCAGGCTGCCTCCGAAGGGGCCCGGGAGATCTCCGAAAACGCCCTCTACCTGATCCACAACTCAATCTGCTCCACCGAAGGAAACGCCGCGGAAATCGCTTCCGAAATCGAGCTTCTCCACCAGACCGACGCCCGCATCGCCGCCGTCTATGCCGCCCGTTCGGGACGCCCCGCCGGGGAGTTCGAGGCCCTGATGTCCGAAAACAACGGGAACGGACGCTGGCTCTCCCCCGAAGAGGCCATCGCCGCAGGACTGGCCGACCGTGTGATCGAACCCGCCCGGACGGACGGCTCCTCACTGGCGAAGAACATCGCACGCGGCTGGAAACGCCTCCTCGCGGAACTCGGCATGAAACCCGACCTGCAGCCTGTAGCCGACCGGAACATCCTCCACACCGAGGCGGAGCTGCGGGAGCTGCACCGCCGCTCGGCAATCGCCGCCGAGGAGGCCCGACGGCGGATCGCCCCGACCCGCGTACTGCCCTGCGAAGACCCCTCCTACGGAGAGACCACCCGCTCGGCCAACGAACGGGCCTATGCCGAAGATGCCAAGTGTTTCCGCAACTGA
- a CDS encoding IS110 family transposase, protein MRGQRNEISFRGQKIYIGIDVHLKSWSVTVLSETSVLKKFSQHPSPEALHGFLARSYPGAEYHSVYEAGFCGFWIHERLTALGIDNIVVNPGDVPTKSSEKLRKSDAVDSSKLARSLRANELKGIYTPDSASLEMRSLIRLKNSITKDTTRQKNRIKSQLRYLGIGIPQEFLEPFSNWSKRFIAWLKEVETLTPSGRQALDIQIRHLEELRRQKLEMTRALRTLAKTDRFREPLRLIMTVPGFGQATGMAFLSEICDIARFRNAEQLAAYIGMIPMCHSSGEKDGTGDITVRRNAVMRCNLIEAAWVAVRQDPAMNLFFTEQCKRMPKSKAIVKVARKLVNRLYFVLKHQTDYVNSVMS, encoded by the coding sequence ATGAGAGGACAAAGAAACGAAATTAGTTTCAGAGGACAAAAGATTTATATAGGGATCGATGTCCATTTGAAGAGTTGGTCGGTTACGGTCTTGTCGGAGACCTCCGTGCTGAAGAAGTTTAGTCAGCATCCGAGTCCGGAAGCATTGCACGGATTTCTGGCGCGGAGTTATCCGGGAGCCGAATATCATTCGGTATACGAAGCCGGCTTCTGCGGGTTCTGGATACACGAACGGCTGACGGCATTAGGGATTGACAACATCGTGGTCAATCCGGGGGATGTTCCGACCAAGAGCAGTGAAAAGCTTCGTAAGAGTGACGCCGTGGATAGCAGCAAGCTGGCGCGGAGTTTACGAGCCAACGAACTGAAAGGCATTTACACGCCGGACAGCGCATCGTTGGAGATGCGTTCCTTGATAAGATTGAAGAACTCGATAACAAAAGACACGACGCGTCAGAAGAACCGGATCAAGTCCCAATTGCGGTATCTGGGCATTGGGATTCCACAAGAGTTCCTCGAACCGTTCTCCAACTGGTCAAAACGTTTTATTGCCTGGTTGAAGGAGGTTGAAACCCTCACACCGAGCGGGCGTCAGGCCCTCGACATTCAAATCCGGCATCTGGAGGAGCTACGCCGCCAGAAGTTGGAGATGACACGGGCTTTGCGGACATTGGCCAAGACGGACCGGTTTCGCGAACCGCTGCGGTTGATTATGACCGTTCCGGGGTTCGGACAGGCTACGGGAATGGCATTTCTTTCGGAGATATGCGACATTGCCCGTTTCCGCAATGCCGAACAACTGGCCGCCTATATCGGGATGATCCCGATGTGCCATTCCAGTGGAGAGAAAGATGGGACAGGAGACATTACCGTGCGAAGAAACGCCGTCATGCGCTGTAACCTGATAGAGGCCGCATGGGTGGCGGTACGTCAAGACCCTGCGATGAACCTGTTTTTTACTGAACAGTGCAAGCGAATGCCAAAGAGCAAGGCCATCGTAAAGGTCGCTCGCAAACTGGTCAACAGATTATACTTCGTACTCAAGCACCAGACTGATTATGTCAATAGTGTCATGTCATAG
- a CDS encoding MqnA/MqnD/SBP family protein — protein sequence MMVIVPRIAVVSCLSTTPFIYGIRHEDNLRAELSLSSPSESTRLFVEGLADLALIPAAAYPTLKEARLVTEYCVGGIPKSLSALLASDDPLVEAWKPYGKLPCAFALWVARPEVEPETVEALQYALTYGLERGYEAILESPFADDPGRAYEGLAHFDYIFDNQKDKALKKFWDSGLKVGPRTNPG from the coding sequence ATGATGGTCATAGTTCCCCGTATAGCCGTCGTGTCGTGCCTCAGCACGACGCCCTTCATCTATGGTATCCGGCACGAAGATAATCTGCGTGCCGAACTCTCGTTGTCATCCCCATCCGAATCCACCCGCCTCTTTGTCGAGGGCCTTGCCGACCTGGCACTGATCCCGGCCGCCGCATATCCGACGCTGAAGGAGGCCCGCCTGGTCACGGAGTATTGCGTGGGCGGGATCCCGAAGTCGCTCTCCGCGCTGCTTGCGAGCGACGATCCGCTGGTCGAGGCGTGGAAGCCCTATGGCAAACTGCCTTGCGCCTTTGCGCTGTGGGTGGCCCGCCCCGAGGTGGAGCCGGAGACGGTCGAGGCGCTGCAGTATGCGCTGACCTACGGGTTGGAACGGGGTTACGAGGCGATTCTGGAGTCTCCGTTCGCCGACGATCCGGGCCGCGCCTACGAGGGTCTGGCCCATTTCGACTACATTTTCGACAACCAGAAAGACAAGGCACTCAAGAAGTTCTGGGACTCGGGCCTGAAGGTTGGTCCGAGGACCAATCCGGGCTGA